One Luteolibacter arcticus DNA segment encodes these proteins:
- a CDS encoding CvfB family protein, whose amino-acid sequence MAKIGERAQLTILREQPFGLFLDAGDELGEVLLPRREMPRHWQIGGVVDVFLYHDSEDRPVATLKQPKVMPGEFAYLEVLAITGVGAFLDWGLPKDLLLPFREQKERIEAGKSYVVHVHVDHASGRIVATRRLNKYLNLTPPDYKEGQEVELMLYGKTELGYKAIIEGKHSGVLFANEVFRRLRAGEKTKGYVVQARPDGKIDLSLYPPGRTRIDDLETRIEEELKQRGGFWAISDASPAEDIHKALGVSKKAFKQATGALFKKRKITIGDEGIRLAGE is encoded by the coding sequence ATGGCCAAGATCGGCGAGCGCGCCCAACTGACGATCCTCCGCGAGCAGCCTTTCGGCCTCTTCCTCGATGCCGGCGACGAACTCGGCGAGGTGCTGTTGCCGCGCCGTGAAATGCCACGCCACTGGCAGATCGGCGGGGTCGTGGATGTGTTCCTCTATCACGATTCCGAGGACCGACCGGTGGCGACGCTGAAGCAGCCGAAGGTGATGCCGGGTGAGTTCGCGTATCTGGAAGTGCTGGCGATCACTGGCGTGGGTGCCTTCCTTGACTGGGGATTGCCAAAGGATTTGCTGCTGCCATTCCGCGAGCAAAAGGAGCGGATCGAGGCTGGCAAGTCCTACGTCGTTCACGTCCATGTCGATCACGCGAGCGGCCGCATCGTCGCCACCCGGCGGCTCAACAAATATCTCAATCTAACGCCGCCGGATTACAAGGAAGGCCAAGAGGTGGAGCTGATGCTCTACGGCAAGACCGAACTCGGCTACAAGGCGATCATCGAGGGCAAGCATTCCGGCGTGCTCTTCGCCAACGAGGTCTTCCGCCGCCTGCGTGCGGGGGAGAAGACCAAGGGCTACGTCGTCCAAGCCCGCCCCGACGGGAAGATCGATCTTTCCCTCTATCCGCCCGGCCGCACGCGGATCGACGATCTCGAAACGCGCATCGAAGAAGAGCTGAAGCAGCGCGGTGGCTTCTGGGCGATCAGCGACGCCAGCCCCGCGGAGGACATCCACAAGGCGCTCGGCGTGAGCAAGAAGGCGTTCAAGCAGGCGACCGGCGCGCTCTTCAAGAAGCGCAAGATCACGATCGGGGACGAGGGGATCCGGTTGGCGGGGGAGTGA
- a CDS encoding family 16 glycoside hydrolase, producing the protein METHFFSVSAAFLVIASAASAQGEWKSLFNGKDLSGWTVTVDKLPVGQDPDRIVQVRDGAIHMYADSDPTMKVPFGVITSDGSYSRFHLALEYRWLEKKFAPRKDAIRDAGLLYHASNTAKIWPPSVEYQIQEGDSGDIIFIGESGYSWAHPDPDQAPQGQGDASLLPENGGFLRKAKNQTYFGRFPEYDHAGWNRSEVIVHADESAEHILNGHVRSRLEGMQHLTGGALKEGKLCLQFEGAEIQYRKIEIRELEEPLRPDKSLLSLSAVKDRLARSGTITVKNPLKHSLPAEVSITGKDAGAFSATSGKMELAPGESMEVTVNFRPTHGADRYSAGLRIGTPESGAFVILQGIGLAAFEGKNEPSLQSVVHALGMPLDVGGAKLELDTKPDTIGESKDVPYFAKAGEGKVRITPLARFSPPGATPFGIVAKGSTALVESGKLADSMAVPDAHQSLLPPLEGGASSVEIEAPAEGFAFYLNAHQYVSFTDPGLPTEAKIARTARVYPASRIAGRDLKDAFVVGFEEAANGDYQDALFLLENVKPAP; encoded by the coding sequence ATGGAAACCCACTTTTTCTCCGTCTCTGCCGCCTTTCTCGTGATCGCCTCCGCCGCCAGCGCACAGGGCGAGTGGAAGAGCCTCTTCAACGGCAAGGATCTGAGCGGGTGGACGGTGACGGTGGACAAGCTGCCGGTGGGTCAGGATCCCGACCGGATCGTGCAGGTCCGCGACGGGGCGATCCACATGTACGCCGACAGCGATCCGACGATGAAGGTCCCCTTCGGCGTGATCACGAGTGACGGCTCCTACTCGCGCTTTCACCTGGCGTTGGAGTATCGCTGGCTGGAAAAGAAATTCGCACCGCGGAAGGACGCGATCCGTGATGCGGGCCTGCTCTATCACGCGTCCAATACCGCGAAGATCTGGCCGCCCTCGGTGGAGTATCAGATTCAGGAGGGGGATAGCGGCGACATCATTTTCATCGGGGAGAGCGGATACAGTTGGGCGCATCCGGATCCCGATCAGGCTCCGCAGGGGCAGGGCGACGCTTCCTTGCTGCCGGAGAATGGCGGCTTTTTGCGGAAGGCGAAGAACCAGACCTACTTCGGCCGCTTTCCCGAGTACGATCATGCGGGATGGAATCGCTCGGAGGTGATCGTGCATGCCGACGAATCCGCCGAGCACATCCTGAACGGCCACGTCCGCTCGCGACTGGAGGGCATGCAGCATCTAACAGGCGGAGCCTTGAAGGAAGGGAAGCTCTGCCTGCAATTCGAGGGAGCGGAGATCCAGTATCGGAAGATCGAGATCCGCGAGCTGGAAGAGCCGCTGCGTCCGGACAAGAGCTTGCTCAGCTTGAGCGCGGTGAAGGACAGGCTGGCTCGCAGTGGAACGATCACCGTGAAGAATCCGCTCAAGCATTCACTGCCGGCGGAGGTATCGATCACAGGAAAGGATGCCGGTGCCTTCAGTGCGACGTCGGGCAAGATGGAACTCGCACCGGGCGAGAGCATGGAGGTGACGGTGAACTTTCGGCCGACGCACGGGGCAGACCGCTACAGCGCGGGCCTGCGCATCGGCACGCCGGAGAGCGGGGCTTTCGTGATTCTCCAGGGGATCGGGCTCGCGGCGTTTGAAGGAAAGAATGAGCCGTCGCTTCAGTCGGTCGTTCATGCGCTGGGGATGCCGCTGGATGTCGGTGGCGCGAAGCTGGAGCTCGACACGAAGCCGGACACGATCGGGGAAAGCAAGGATGTGCCGTATTTCGCGAAAGCAGGCGAGGGGAAGGTCCGCATCACGCCGCTCGCGCGCTTTTCACCTCCGGGTGCGACGCCTTTTGGAATCGTCGCGAAAGGCAGCACCGCGCTGGTCGAGTCGGGCAAGCTGGCGGATTCCATGGCCGTGCCGGACGCTCATCAATCTCTGCTGCCGCCACTTGAGGGCGGTGCGAGTTCAGTCGAGATCGAGGCTCCCGCCGAAGGCTTCGCGTTTTACCTGAATGCTCATCAATACGTGTCCTTCACCGATCCCGGCTTGCCCACTGAGGCGAAGATCGCCCGCACCGCGCGAGTTTACCCGGCATCCCGCATTGCCGGCCGCGATCTGAAGGACGCCTTTGTGGTCGGCTTCGAGGAAGCGGCCAATGGCGATTATCAAGACGCACTTTTCCTGCTGGAAAACGTGAAGCCCGCGCCGTGA
- a CDS encoding VOC family protein — MKTNSLNWFEIFTNDLANATDFYSTILDSKLEPASMEGCRMVVFPGDHDKGVCGAITQMEGCQPGAGGTMVYLNVEGDLDGVLSRIPAAGGIVLKERMDIAPHGFIGIFRDPEGNVVGLHSMV, encoded by the coding sequence ATGAAAACGAATTCCCTGAACTGGTTCGAGATCTTCACCAACGATCTGGCCAATGCCACCGACTTCTACAGCACCATCCTCGATTCCAAGCTGGAGCCAGCCTCGATGGAAGGCTGCCGTATGGTGGTCTTCCCCGGCGACCACGACAAGGGGGTCTGTGGCGCGATCACCCAGATGGAGGGCTGTCAGCCTGGTGCCGGAGGCACCATGGTCTATCTGAATGTCGAGGGCGACCTCGATGGCGTGCTCTCCCGCATCCCTGCCGCCGGTGGCATCGTGCTGAAAGAGCGCATGGACATCGCGCCACACGGCTTCATCGGCATCTTCCGCGATCCCGAAGGCAATGTGGTCGGGCTGCACAGCATGGTCTGA
- a CDS encoding FmdB family zinc ribbon protein: MPIYEYLSENPEDPERSCRVCRKGFELRRPIDRPALEQCPLCRQPVRKVISKVNTPRIAKPLSVSDAKSAGFTILERRDQGVYEKL; this comes from the coding sequence ATGCCCATCTACGAATACCTTTCCGAGAACCCTGAGGATCCTGAACGATCTTGCCGCGTTTGCCGCAAGGGGTTTGAACTCAGGCGGCCCATTGACCGCCCGGCACTCGAGCAGTGCCCGCTTTGCCGCCAACCGGTGCGCAAGGTGATTTCCAAGGTGAACACGCCACGGATCGCGAAACCGCTGTCCGTGAGCGACGCCAAATCGGCGGGTTTCACCATACTCGAACGCCGAGACCAAGGCGTTTACGAAAAACTCTAG
- the pdxH gene encoding pyridoxamine 5'-phosphate oxidase produces MDLSEFRKEYSDRGLHREDLDANPMVQFERWFQQAVELGLHEPNAMSLATVDATGRPLLRTVLLKYFDTNGFVFFTNYQSRKARHIAENPQVSLLFPWVILERQVIVQGRAEKISAAESLKYFTSRPRESQLGAWVSDQSSVISSRKLLLQKLAEIKQKFAHGEVPLPSFWGGFRVVPETIEFWQGGPARLHDRFFYEWKDAGWEIERLSP; encoded by the coding sequence ATGGATCTCTCCGAATTCCGCAAGGAATACTCCGACCGCGGGCTGCATCGCGAAGACTTGGACGCCAATCCGATGGTGCAGTTCGAGCGGTGGTTCCAGCAGGCGGTGGAACTGGGCCTGCACGAGCCGAACGCGATGAGCCTGGCCACCGTCGATGCCACAGGACGGCCGCTGCTGCGCACCGTGCTGCTGAAATATTTCGACACGAACGGCTTCGTCTTTTTCACCAACTACCAGAGCCGCAAGGCCAGGCACATCGCCGAGAACCCGCAGGTGTCGCTGCTGTTCCCGTGGGTGATCCTGGAGCGGCAAGTCATCGTGCAAGGCCGCGCCGAGAAAATCTCCGCCGCGGAGTCGCTCAAATACTTCACCTCCCGCCCGCGCGAATCGCAGCTCGGGGCCTGGGTGTCGGACCAGAGTTCGGTGATCTCCTCCCGCAAGCTGCTGCTGCAAAAGCTGGCGGAGATCAAACAGAAGTTCGCCCACGGCGAGGTCCCGCTGCCGTCGTTCTGGGGCGGCTTCCGCGTGGTGCCGGAAACCATCGAGTTCTGGCAAGGCGGCCCAGCCCGACTGCACGACCGCTTCTTCTACGAGTGGAAAGACGCCGGGTGGGAAATCGAGCGGCTGTCGCCGTGA
- a CDS encoding hemolysin family protein: MSFLPDIFLLASSAELRTEFPSAGEAILYLAGIVFFLLLNAFFVASEFAIVKVRPSQIEAVNKEKPTHSSKTAYHVVSHLDGYLSANQLGITIASLALGFLGEPFVEALVSPLLYKMNVPVSVDIWGKTFSPIKATSFLLAIASFTFLHVVIGELLPKSIAIRKSLATTLMLAGPLHVFYKSFHWAIRVLNGTANWILKKVFGIDPVAEGEHIHSSDELALLVAESERAEEVTETEREILINALGLNELWVRDVMTPRQEVVVLNADEPFEKALEVARRSKHTRFPLVKGGHLDNAIGLIHIKDVLKLVGTPDPDLMRIKRELKMVPDTMPLDMLLKFFLKERAHLAMAVDEFGTPVGIVFLDNVIEELVGDIQDEFDNEKPESNWINDNEFVIEGSMTLNDLSVMAEELDMDSGEVTTVGGYITQQLGRFPEVGETMEINGWEAKVTSTDGRRVGQIHFRRLEPALAEGGEDEEE, encoded by the coding sequence ATGAGTTTCCTCCCTGACATCTTCCTGCTGGCGTCGTCCGCCGAGCTGCGAACCGAGTTTCCCTCGGCCGGCGAGGCGATCTTGTATCTCGCCGGCATTGTTTTCTTCCTGCTTCTGAACGCCTTCTTCGTCGCCTCGGAGTTCGCCATCGTGAAGGTGCGGCCGAGCCAGATCGAGGCGGTCAACAAGGAGAAGCCGACCCACTCCAGCAAGACGGCCTATCACGTCGTCAGCCACCTCGACGGTTACCTTTCGGCGAACCAGCTAGGCATTACCATTGCGTCGCTGGCGCTCGGTTTCCTGGGCGAGCCGTTCGTCGAGGCGCTGGTTTCGCCCCTGCTCTACAAGATGAACGTCCCGGTCTCCGTGGACATCTGGGGCAAGACCTTCAGCCCGATCAAGGCGACCTCGTTCCTGCTCGCGATCGCGTCGTTCACCTTCCTGCACGTGGTGATCGGCGAGCTGCTGCCGAAATCGATCGCGATCCGCAAGTCGCTCGCCACCACGCTGATGTTGGCCGGGCCGCTGCATGTCTTTTACAAGTCCTTCCACTGGGCGATCCGCGTGCTCAATGGCACGGCGAACTGGATCCTGAAAAAGGTCTTCGGCATCGATCCGGTGGCGGAGGGCGAGCACATCCACTCGTCTGACGAACTCGCGCTGTTGGTCGCCGAAAGCGAGCGGGCCGAGGAAGTCACCGAGACCGAGCGCGAGATCCTGATCAATGCGCTCGGCCTGAACGAACTCTGGGTGCGCGACGTGATGACGCCGCGCCAGGAAGTCGTTGTGCTCAATGCCGACGAGCCTTTCGAGAAGGCCCTCGAGGTCGCCCGCCGCAGCAAGCACACCCGCTTCCCGCTGGTGAAGGGCGGTCACCTCGACAACGCCATCGGCCTGATCCACATCAAGGACGTGCTCAAGCTGGTCGGCACGCCCGATCCCGACCTGATGCGGATCAAGCGCGAGCTGAAGATGGTCCCGGACACCATGCCGCTGGACATGCTGCTCAAGTTCTTCCTCAAGGAGCGCGCCCACCTCGCCATGGCGGTCGATGAATTCGGCACTCCGGTCGGCATTGTCTTCCTCGACAACGTGATCGAGGAACTGGTCGGCGACATCCAGGACGAGTTCGACAACGAGAAGCCGGAGTCGAACTGGATCAATGACAACGAATTCGTGATCGAGGGTTCGATGACCCTCAATGACCTCTCCGTCATGGCCGAGGAACTCGACATGGATAGCGGCGAGGTCACGACCGTCGGCGGCTACATCACCCAGCAGCTCGGCCGTTTCCCGGAAGTCGGCGAGACGATGGAGATCAATGGCTGGGAAGCCAAGGTCACCAGCACCGATGGCCGGCGTGTCGGCCAAATCCATTTCCGCCGCCTCGAACCCGCGCTCGCCGAAGGCGGCGAGGACGAGGAGGAGTGA
- a CDS encoding 3-keto-disaccharide hydrolase, with protein sequence MHRFLFPLLATLGTLHAEVGVGAKPVEGAEVVFDGSREMLDAKWTYWQGPRFASSLPIKWKIVEDPVDKGTVVMSDDPAAAGGKYGTADIVTKKAYKDFRLHIEFNIAKEGGNSGVYLQNRYEIQILDGDKTKHGMAAVINETESPYQHYLGAGKWNAYDIVFRAARFKDGKLAEKPMVTMYFNGKKAHVNQSINQVWGGPNSGVDGGNDGGKGITDSPQGLKLQAEGHDVRFRNIWIRELELEKADTDFAAE encoded by the coding sequence ATGCATCGCTTTCTTTTTCCGCTGCTCGCCACCCTTGGAACCCTTCATGCCGAAGTCGGCGTCGGGGCCAAGCCTGTCGAAGGAGCCGAGGTGGTTTTCGATGGCAGCCGCGAGATGCTCGACGCCAAGTGGACCTACTGGCAGGGCCCGCGCTTTGCGTCATCGCTGCCGATCAAGTGGAAGATCGTCGAGGATCCGGTGGACAAGGGCACCGTGGTCATGAGCGACGATCCCGCCGCGGCCGGTGGGAAATACGGCACGGCCGACATTGTGACGAAGAAGGCATACAAGGACTTCCGACTGCACATTGAATTCAACATCGCCAAGGAGGGGGGCAACAGCGGCGTCTACCTGCAGAACCGCTACGAAATCCAGATCCTCGATGGCGACAAGACCAAGCACGGCATGGCCGCGGTGATCAACGAGACCGAGTCGCCGTACCAGCACTATCTGGGCGCGGGGAAATGGAATGCCTACGACATCGTCTTCCGCGCCGCCCGCTTCAAGGACGGCAAGCTCGCCGAGAAGCCGATGGTGACGATGTACTTCAATGGCAAGAAGGCGCACGTGAACCAGTCCATCAATCAGGTCTGGGGCGGGCCGAACTCCGGCGTGGATGGCGGAAACGACGGCGGGAAGGGGATCACCGACTCCCCCCAAGGTCTCAAGCTGCAGGCGGAAGGTCACGACGTCCGCTTCCGCAACATCTGGATCAGGGAGCTGGAATTGGAGAAGGCGGATACGGATTTCGCCGCGGAGTAA
- a CDS encoding TVP38/TMEM64 family protein: MRLVLWFIALSAIVLGTWLLWGGAWEESFSLAGSVAWLERAGPWAWAAGIGLLAADLLLPVPGTVVMSALGYVYGAVIGGLVAAAGSITAGLCGYGVGRLIGERAARKLLGDGDFEKGKLLFARGGGWMVALSRALPIVPEAVSCTAGLVRMPFGRFLVSLICGSLPVGFLYAWIGAAGREAPGWALAFSLLVPALLWLPAKKLLQ, encoded by the coding sequence ATGAGACTGGTCCTTTGGTTCATCGCCCTCTCCGCCATCGTGCTCGGCACGTGGCTGCTGTGGGGTGGCGCGTGGGAGGAGAGCTTTTCGCTTGCCGGTTCCGTGGCGTGGCTGGAAAGAGCCGGCCCGTGGGCGTGGGCGGCGGGGATCGGCCTGCTGGCGGCTGACTTGCTTCTGCCGGTGCCGGGGACCGTGGTGATGTCGGCCCTCGGCTACGTCTACGGTGCCGTCATCGGGGGGCTGGTCGCCGCAGCGGGCTCGATCACCGCGGGACTGTGCGGTTACGGGGTGGGGCGGCTGATTGGCGAGAGGGCGGCGCGAAAGCTGTTAGGCGATGGCGATTTCGAGAAGGGCAAGCTGCTCTTCGCCCGCGGCGGGGGCTGGATGGTGGCGCTCTCCCGTGCGCTGCCGATCGTGCCGGAAGCCGTCTCCTGCACCGCCGGCCTGGTGCGCATGCCATTCGGCCGGTTCCTCGTTTCGCTCATCTGTGGCAGTCTGCCGGTTGGCTTCCTCTACGCGTGGATCGGTGCCGCGGGCCGCGAGGCGCCGGGCTGGGCACTGGCTTTCAGCCTGCTGGTGCCAGCACTGCTGTGGCTGCCGGCGAAGAAGCTGCTTCAGTGA
- the rpsN gene encoding 30S ribosomal protein S14, with protein sequence MAKKSWIARNERKERTVAKFADLRHKLKAEKDYIGLTMLPRDASPTRLVNRCLFSGRRRAFIRRFRLSRISFRELASHGMIPGVTKSSW encoded by the coding sequence ATGGCCAAGAAGAGCTGGATTGCACGCAACGAGCGCAAAGAGCGCACGGTCGCCAAGTTTGCCGACCTCCGTCACAAACTGAAGGCGGAGAAGGATTATATCGGCCTCACCATGCTGCCGCGTGACGCTAGCCCGACCCGTCTGGTGAACCGATGCCTGTTCTCCGGCCGCCGCCGCGCTTTCATCCGCCGCTTCCGCCTCTCCCGTATCAGCTTCCGCGAGCTCGCCTCGCACGGCATGATCCCGGGCGTGACGAAGTCGAGCTGGTAA
- a CDS encoding plasmid pRiA4b ORF-3 family protein has protein sequence MSQPRIVVKVFLYQITPQIWRQFSVPASFNFLQLNDAIQDAMGWENKHPHEFRHGKGKRLTDVIGPVGLADQVPKGGEFQDELKVTLADFIGKKRLPLRLLYRYDFAEDWIHEVVLEKKEEGEEAGPLMIDGARACPPEDFGGAFQYMEALHGQIGWYRGEYDPEAFNIKEVVFGGKKRNPKKRKLL, from the coding sequence ATGTCCCAGCCGCGCATCGTCGTCAAAGTCTTCCTCTACCAGATCACGCCGCAGATCTGGCGGCAGTTTTCGGTGCCGGCGTCGTTCAATTTCCTCCAGCTCAACGACGCCATCCAGGATGCGATGGGCTGGGAAAACAAGCACCCGCACGAGTTCCGCCACGGCAAGGGCAAGCGGTTGACCGACGTGATCGGTCCCGTCGGCCTCGCCGACCAGGTGCCGAAGGGCGGCGAGTTCCAGGACGAGCTGAAGGTCACGCTCGCCGACTTCATCGGCAAGAAACGCCTGCCGTTGCGCCTGCTCTACCGCTACGATTTCGCGGAGGACTGGATCCACGAGGTCGTGCTGGAGAAAAAAGAGGAGGGAGAGGAAGCCGGGCCGCTGATGATCGATGGTGCCCGCGCCTGTCCGCCGGAGGATTTCGGCGGGGCCTTCCAATACATGGAAGCGCTCCATGGTCAGATCGGCTGGTATCGCGGCGAATACGACCCCGAGGCTTTCAACATCAAGGAAGTGGTCTTCGGCGGCAAGAAGCGGAACCCGAAGAAGCGGAAGTTGCTCTGA
- a CDS encoding SLC13 family permease — translation MDEERPQEDPAREAARPFFRRRDTWLLLAGLALLPLGLLLPIDPARHAGAGLDPAKVKLGLGIFFCIGFLWISEALPLAITALLVPVLATLTGVMDLKSAMAGFADPLIFLFFGGFALSSAMAAQGLDRWIADRIVLAGKGDFLRVSYLVFATTAGLSMWMSNTATTAIMIPLVIGILGQIRCEGNMRGNAIYLLLGTAYAASIGGLGTLVGTPPNGIAAAKLEIGFVEWLRFGLPSMLLLLPLMIVVLRFSCRPQAAIFTKPEFMRFTWTRSRIVTLVIFASAGLCWIFGGLIAPRLGIANSFDTLVALLVVVALVVTRAVSWKQVEAGTEWGVLLLFGGGIVLSAVLDKTGSSLFLAREIVSLVAWWPVIVIIAISLAFVIVLGEFSSNTATAALMVPIFYSVAKELGIEPSKLVIPLALASSCGFMLPVATPPNAIVYATGRIPQREMLRAGAWLDGVCLVVVSLLAWWVF, via the coding sequence ATGGACGAAGAACGCCCTCAGGAAGACCCTGCCCGTGAGGCTGCCCGCCCGTTCTTCCGGCGGAGGGATACCTGGCTTCTTCTCGCAGGTCTCGCACTGCTTCCGTTAGGCTTGTTGCTACCGATCGATCCGGCCCGTCATGCCGGGGCCGGGCTCGATCCCGCCAAGGTGAAGCTGGGCCTCGGCATCTTCTTCTGCATCGGCTTCCTGTGGATCTCGGAAGCCCTGCCGCTCGCGATCACCGCATTGCTGGTGCCGGTGCTCGCCACGCTCACCGGGGTGATGGACCTGAAATCCGCGATGGCCGGCTTCGCGGATCCGCTGATCTTTCTGTTCTTTGGCGGCTTCGCGCTCTCGTCCGCGATGGCCGCGCAGGGGCTCGACCGGTGGATCGCCGATCGCATCGTTCTCGCGGGAAAGGGTGATTTCCTACGGGTCTCGTACTTGGTGTTTGCCACCACCGCCGGGCTCTCGATGTGGATGAGCAACACGGCCACCACGGCGATCATGATCCCGCTGGTGATCGGCATCCTCGGCCAGATCCGCTGCGAGGGAAACATGCGCGGGAATGCCATCTACCTGCTGCTCGGCACGGCCTACGCTGCCAGTATTGGCGGCCTCGGTACTTTGGTGGGCACGCCGCCGAATGGCATTGCTGCGGCCAAGCTGGAGATCGGTTTCGTGGAGTGGCTGCGTTTCGGCCTGCCCTCGATGTTGCTTCTGCTGCCGCTCATGATCGTGGTGCTGCGGTTCTCCTGCCGGCCGCAGGCGGCCATCTTCACGAAGCCGGAGTTCATGCGTTTCACCTGGACTCGTTCGCGGATCGTCACGCTCGTCATCTTTGCGAGCGCCGGTCTCTGTTGGATCTTTGGCGGCCTCATCGCGCCGCGGCTGGGCATTGCCAATTCCTTCGACACCTTGGTCGCGCTCCTTGTCGTGGTGGCCTTGGTCGTCACGCGGGCAGTGAGTTGGAAGCAGGTGGAAGCCGGCACGGAGTGGGGTGTGCTGCTGCTTTTCGGCGGCGGCATCGTGCTCAGCGCGGTGCTCGACAAGACCGGCTCCAGCCTGTTTCTGGCCCGCGAGATCGTGAGCTTGGTGGCGTGGTGGCCGGTCATCGTGATCATCGCCATCTCGCTGGCCTTTGTCATCGTGCTCGGTGAGTTTTCGAGCAACACCGCGACCGCCGCGCTGATGGTGCCGATCTTTTACTCGGTGGCGAAGGAGCTTGGCATCGAGCCCTCCAAGCTGGTGATCCCGCTGGCGCTTGCGTCCTCGTGCGGCTTCATGCTGCCGGTGGCCACCCCGCCGAATGCCATCGTCTACGCCACCGGCAGGATTCCCCAGCGTGAGATGCTGCGGGCGGGGGCTTGGTTGGACGGGGTTTGCCTCGTGGTCGTGTCACTGCTCGCATGGTGGGTTTTCTAA
- a CDS encoding DHA2 family efflux MFS transporter permease subunit, whose amino-acid sequence MGETVDPGLEKTRRYLPWVVAVALFMQQLDGTIVNTAVPTMAASLGVASLSLKSVLTSYTIAIGVLIPLSGWLADRFGTKRVFGFAVAVFTLGSLACGLSQNLPMLIASRVLQGVGAAFMMPVGRIALLKTFPKSGILRAMNFVIIPALLGPLLGPLTGGLIVHWLPWRMIFLINLPIGLLGLWLVKKHMPDHRGVENDRLDTVGFVLFGGGVALLSWVLEIFGEHSMDPLPVAGLAALSLALIGGYLWHSRRDPQPLLPLDLFKVRTFRVSVAGGFVTRLGIAGMPFLLPLLYQLGMGFTPWQAGLLVMPQAGAAIGMKLLTQRILGRFGHKQVLVVNTLLMGLLIAAFSQVGPGTPVWAILLFSVAQGCVSALQFTAMNSLAYADTSDAEASDASTMASTGQQLSISFGVAFASLVTGAFLGSIDRSDAALLVPALHKAFLLLGAVSVASAATFLTLKKSDGANVSGHGQPADTDP is encoded by the coding sequence ATGGGCGAAACGGTAGATCCCGGCCTCGAGAAAACCCGGCGCTACCTGCCGTGGGTGGTGGCCGTGGCGTTGTTCATGCAGCAGCTCGACGGGACCATCGTGAACACCGCGGTGCCGACCATGGCTGCCTCGCTCGGCGTGGCGTCGCTGAGCCTGAAATCGGTGCTGACGAGCTATACCATCGCGATTGGCGTGCTGATTCCGCTGAGCGGCTGGCTGGCGGACCGCTTCGGGACCAAGCGCGTGTTCGGTTTCGCGGTGGCGGTCTTCACGCTCGGCTCGCTCGCCTGCGGTCTGTCGCAGAACCTGCCGATGCTGATTGCCTCGCGGGTGCTGCAAGGGGTCGGCGCGGCCTTCATGATGCCGGTCGGGCGCATCGCGCTGCTGAAGACCTTCCCCAAGTCCGGCATCTTGCGGGCGATGAACTTCGTGATCATCCCAGCGCTGTTAGGTCCGCTGTTGGGTCCCCTGACCGGCGGACTCATCGTCCACTGGCTGCCGTGGCGGATGATTTTCCTGATCAATCTACCGATCGGGCTGCTCGGGCTATGGCTGGTGAAAAAACACATGCCGGACCATCGGGGAGTGGAGAATGACCGGCTCGATACGGTAGGCTTCGTGCTCTTTGGCGGCGGCGTCGCGCTCCTGTCGTGGGTGTTGGAGATCTTCGGCGAGCACTCGATGGACCCGCTGCCGGTGGCCGGTCTGGCGGCGCTTTCGCTGGCACTGATCGGCGGCTACCTGTGGCACTCGCGGAGGGACCCGCAGCCCTTGCTGCCCCTGGATCTTTTCAAGGTCCGCACTTTCCGCGTCTCGGTCGCGGGCGGGTTCGTCACCCGGCTGGGCATCGCGGGCATGCCGTTCCTGCTGCCGCTCCTCTATCAGCTCGGCATGGGCTTCACCCCATGGCAGGCGGGCCTGTTGGTGATGCCACAGGCGGGCGCGGCGATCGGGATGAAGCTGCTCACGCAGCGAATCCTCGGCCGCTTCGGCCACAAGCAGGTGCTGGTGGTAAACACGCTGCTGATGGGCCTGCTGATCGCGGCTTTTTCCCAAGTCGGCCCCGGCACGCCGGTGTGGGCGATCCTGCTCTTCAGCGTCGCCCAGGGCTGCGTCTCGGCACTGCAATTCACCGCCATGAACTCGCTCGCCTACGCGGACACCAGCGATGCCGAAGCGAGCGACGCCAGCACCATGGCGAGCACCGGGCAGCAGCTCTCGATCAGCTTCGGCGTGGCCTTCGCCTCGCTGGTCACCGGGGCCTTCCTCGGAAGCATCGACCGCTCGGATGCCGCGCTGCTGGTCCCGGCACTGCACAAGGCCTTCCTGCTGTTAGGCGCGGTCAGCGTCGCCAGCGCGGCGACCTTTCTCACGCTCAAGAAAAGCGATGGCGCGAATGTCAGCGGTCATGGGCAGCCGGCCGATACCGATCCGTGA